DNA sequence from the Vicia villosa cultivar HV-30 ecotype Madison, WI linkage group LG3, Vvil1.0, whole genome shotgun sequence genome:
atgtgtgttcatgtataattgacaaaaatgagaattaacatgagatagtatgattactagtgttaattggattgtgtgaatcgtaattgattaattggcctctcatatgtgaatgatgtgtgtgtgttgtgaatgttgtgtacaattggtggataattcatagagttgaattattgtgatatgtggaaagttaagatggtagagatgatcttaattgcatatatttgtgagattgtacatacattcatatcatagtgtgccttgaaacataggtggaattgctttgaaacacaagcgtggcttggattctagagtgaatcagaaagcagtaaactatatgtttacatttggtggctttggtcttgtccggatctgaagtgtggctagattctatatgaatcggaagcggtggaactttgggtccatattgggtaccacatgcatagagtcacatgtcttgcattgagttacattggagttatgtgatgtttgaatatatgtaattatgtgattaggtgattgttatgtgtgcatgagatgtgataattaaatttggtgatgtttgatacatgattttggtgatatatgtaaatgaaacgtatatgatgagaatgcaaatatatatatatatatgtattaatgatatatgtatatatgtggaatatatgaaccatgttttgccattgttgatagttgtattaatttacgttgtgattatgaagtatatgttattatgtgcttgaatgacatacttgtaaacttgaatacattgttatagttgatagttaacattattgttgtgatgcaaattgcttatattgagaagtggtgaattgtgtatgattttatctttgctatatgtattatcatactttcctttataatgtttgatatctcaccccttctgctgatgtttcccctaccatgggaaatgggcaggtactcaagtatagctgtggaagtttgtagattcaccgtgtctggttggtgtgtcgctctgatacgtagcacttgggggttgtctatattgttgtttctatgttgttcatgttttagttgttgagttctaaattggataatgagaagtactatgatgtttgaagttgtttccgattaaataagatgatttgtttataaattcgaatgttatgattccgctgcatattaaaatgaagttggtttgtctaagagctgttataagttgttttgtgcttctctgagattaaagtgctatgtatctgtttatgagttgtttataggaagtaaatgtgatatcccaaatgcattgttgatagtttttaaaatactctgatttctcgcatgatatttttgggtagaatttggggtgttacagtagtCAAAACTAAAAAATAAGTTCTCAATTATATCATGTGTATACTTATGCGTTTGAAAGTGTAATCATTCAAGACTATTTTTTTTTACTACATAATATTCCTATTTACATTGTCATGTTTTGAGTAAACAGTTTTGTATTAGTTTTGGTCCTGTTTTCCTCTTATTTACTGAAACAATAGTGTTGTGGTAATAGTAAACATACTCCAATGCCGTAACATAGGTTTATATTCTGAAGCGGAATTTAATTTGCAAACAtgcttattttattattataatattattaaaattgctaCTTCCTCATGCATTCATCACTCTAATCCATTCCATTTATTTTGTTTACAAACACAATAATGTTAGGAATATCTTAATTTGTAAATACCATTGATATTGACAAGTGTCGAGCAAAATTTGAGATCATCAATTGTTAAACTCAttccattttaaaaaattaacatgAAACTATCAATTCTTGTTCTTAATTTGTCCTTTGACAAATTTTATAAAgaattgttctaaaaaataagtgaaagatgtaattgaaatgtaaaaataaaaaagaacttattaatttatttaaaaaatgaagtgaaaatagtCGGGCAAACCCGCCGCCTGTTAATAAGTTACTTTGGCGGAGCGGGTTAGATTTTTAAGCCATTTACTTGGCGGGCTTATCCCCTCAGCCTCCTTTTTTGTGGGCTTAAGACGGGAGGGCCGTTGTCACAGTACACTATAACGTATTGGCAGAGCCACATTATGGTGAGGGGGTGCCtgaaatttcaaaaatcacaataaTGTTAATGAATTATGAGTCGAAGCATTATATTAAACAACTAAAATAGTAAATGAACCCCCTAAATTTTTTAGAATCTTTATCAATGCACCTATCTTGCTGCTTTTATATGTAGCTCTAGCAATATATACTTAGGTAACACTCATGAGATTTTCTAGATCTCTATCTTTCAAAGCAGCAACTATGTATCTTAGAGCCAATTGTACGTCGTCATGTCATTCACAAATTCTTTCATGATCTTTTAGACGGCCCAATACGTCATAGGCTTCCAAAACCTTAGATAGTTTGTGATTATGCATCATGCATCTAACCATCACCTTCCCACCGATACCACCTGGAATAGATCTCAGCCTAAACGGTCATTTAACTTTCATACTATAAATGCCTTATGAGAAATTAGTGCTTTCGGATGCATTCCTTCTTTTGTAATTTCTTCCTCTCTCACaactcataaccaattaatcatTCATTCCATGAACATAATCAGAACAAATAGTCACAACAATAATACCATGCCTTTTACCAATAATCTGTGTCCATTCTAAAACTTTGGATCGGAATTTAAATATCTGTCAATTACAATACATAAATATTAAATAGTCACTTTCATAAATACGGGAAAACATTTCAAATTTGCATTAGTTGAATAGAAAACATATGGTATCTGTGGTGAAGAACTCTGTAAAATCTGTATAGAAATTCGTCGAAGTCGGTTCTGGACCACATAAGTAAAGAATTTTATTGCAGACatacgaaaatttgatatttCCGGTAGATTTTATGGCTAAcaggaaatttcaaaaattccaataaatttctttgattttttatatcagtaccaaaaatttcaaaattttttgaTAAATCACCActagaaatttgaaaaattacgAATAATTTCTGACAAAAACTCGATTTCGTATATAAagttttcaaatttatttaaaaagtgagttttcttttaacaaatataactatttttttaaaatagttacAAGACATTTTTGTTAATACGAAGGTGTGGCATGTTAAATTCTCTAAATCGTATCATATGTTAAATTCTCTAAATCGTATCGAAATTGTATCATATGGTttaaatttctatattttttcttttccttttttttaaaggGACAAAACCCCATTAGATTTTATTCCACTTGCCTTTGGCCAAGTTTCCAATCAAACTAAGTTTTCGTCAATTCGCTTTGTTATTGCATGTGGAAAATTGCAATGAGATTTTATTCTATTTCTCATTTTCTTTCCTAGATTTCGAAAGATGTATTTTTTTAATccagaaataaaattttaacactaGATATTAGAATAAAATTCTATACTTAAAATGATCAACTATAGAAAATTATTACACCAAACTTTGGGACCAAAATAGTAATCATAAACTGATCATTTTTTTACAAATGTTAAAATGTTGCAGAAATTAATTTCAAAAACAAGTTATAGAGAATGAGttcaaatataaattatttattattcaaatCAAAGAAAAAGATGTTGAATTTACTATATAGAATGAGTATTGAAGAATATTTCTAGGAAAAAAACTACAAAAGTAAAATTAAAGAGAATTACTCAAACAAATGTAGTATTGTCTATAATTATGATGGTTGATGTTGTAACAAACTATGTCAATCCTTCGCCTATTATGAAATCAATCACATATCAACCTAAAAATTATTTGGATTTTAGATTGTATATGGTTTCACAAAGTTAAGAAGTTGATTAACTCAATCATCAATATTTTAAGAGCCTTGTATTTTCAGCTGATTCTTGGGAATAGAAAAATGCAGGCTCAGTTTGGACCAGAAACATATAGGAAACATGGAATTTCgccaacaaaaataaaagaaaaactgaATCTATATGCCTCATTTGAAAACATAAATTGgttttctaaataaaataaacttaaaaattaGTATTTAGTATCACATGTAGGAAGCTAACTACATCCTTCCACTTCAACAAAATGAACAAAATTCCGCCGGCAAAGCATATTAGAAAGAGGAACCAACAAGGGTGTGAAGTGTATCTACTCACTCCAGCTTTATACTGTCCATCTCATTGATCACTCCTTCAAGCTGCAAACAACACAGAAGAAAGTGACTATGTAAGAAATAATGATAACTCTGGACAAACTTAAAAAAATATGGACTGTCGGAGACGCAAGCATACCTTAACCACCTGACGCAGGAAGTAATCCCCATATCGTTTGGCAGGTTTAGACTCCACAACATGAACTGTGTCCTGTAGTAAGCAAAAGCATAATTCAAAATTTGTTGCAGCATCattcaatataaatattattcCAAGGCCTAATTTGTGTCTTCAAGCTAGGAAAACTAATTTGTTGGATTTGGATAGGACCAACCAAGAGATGATCGCACTATCAAATCCACTTTAGACCCTCCTCAGACATACTTGATAATCAATTTAATAGTTGAGAGCAAGGAAATGATATCACTATTATTATCAAGATACATGTTCAACTAAGACAGAGCTCTTGTGATCAAGGTTCAAGCACGGGGTCTTAAGTAAGATCGGACGGCCTGTGAAAGATCGTAAAAGTAGGATCGTAGATCGGCACTTAAGATCTTACCAAAGGGTAAAATGGTAAATTCACATAGACAAAAACATGAAAATTATAATACATGAACAAGATAACTTATAAATCACAAcatttaactaatttaattaataattcataACCATCAACCCCTAATTTAATAAGCTCAAAAGATCAAGTTCAAAATAAGTAGCTTAAAAGGATCCAAAAAGCTGCAGccgttttgtgttttttaatattAGGGTTAGGAAGACAGAACTTTAAGTAAGACAAAAGAACTGGGTTCACTTAAAAAATATGACCCGGTTAGATAGCCCAACAAAACAGGCCCAGATCTATGATTTTTACGATCTTACTTAAAAGATCTCGATCTTGACTACAGAAGCACACAAAAAAGATTTTTGCAAGATCTTAGCACTAAAAGGCAATAAAAGATCGTAAGATCTTACGATCCTACGACCCAGATCTCGATCTTGACTACATTGCTTGTGATACATGTTCCACTGTAGTTTGAATAAGAACCCTTTCAAAGAAAAAAGGATTCAGGCAGGAGGAAAAAGTAAGCAGGCTTACATCATCAATATAGAAATCCACGTCAGCATTGGATATAACTTTTCCAGCAGTATCAACAGCATGAGTCTTGTGCTTATATGTCATCAATATAGTCCTGCCaaatatcaaaatcaaaatgCATAAATACAAGTgttcaaatataaatttaataaacaaAAGAAATATTGATCAAAAGAAATGCTAAATTAATTACAAGTCTTGCAACCTTAAGGTTGGTTCATCTACTTCCATGTAACTTGCAAGTTTTGCAAGGGAGATAGTTGAATATACTTTCAAGAATGTCCGGAGACCTGATAACAATTGTTGCTGCTTTGCTTCATAAAGGAATAGTTTCAATTGAAGTCTATAGGCATCCTGGTGAAACAAGTAACTCTCAGTGATACAGTATAGTAAAAGAGAATGGAAGGGAgcaaaaaacatcaaaacaactAATGCCGATACGTTAAGTGACTGTCAGATCATTGTAAGCCACAAATCATGTCATTATTATAGAAGGCAGACGGAGTCAATAGAGGTGTGAGATCAGATACATGAACATGAATATCAATACATGTTTCAACAAATAAACAAGCATTTAACTGTTGGGGAAAAAACTGAAGAAAATAGTTACCACATTAAGATTTGGGTGGCAAAAACGAGACATTTATGACATTCAATGGAACCTGAgttctaaaatgtcaaaattcaTTTTAGCGGAGTTAATTAACTGCTCAGCTGACTATAGGTCAATAGATCATTTACTCTTCCTCATAAGGCAGCTATTTGGTCGGAGAGGTTGGGTATTCCAAACGACATTTATGTCACTCTAGAAGCAGAGATAATTATTTATGAGTTGAtaataaagagaaaaagaaaacaagtaatttcaaattcaaatttaaagttaattaaagATAACTTAATTTGAAGTTTTTTTATCCATGCAATCACTCAAAATGCTTTTTGGTCCAGAAACCAGATGGAGTTTAAGGAGTACCTGGTTGTAATTTACTAAAGGTTCATCAAAATTGGGCGCTGAAGGGGTGATAAACTTGGGGCATGCATATGAGAAGAGCTCATCATACATAGCAAAAGCTTCGTCATCATAACGTTGCATTCTAATCATCTTTTCACCATACTTCTCTCGCAACTGCGAGTTCACAGTTTCATCAACGAGCCTGCTCTGTGGGCAGAGTGAGAGGGATATCGCCAACAAGGCATACATTTGttcattcttcttcaaaatctgtTCGTATTGAGGAGATTTCTGATGATACACCTTTGTCTTAAAGATGTACAAGAGAATTTTGTTGAATTCTCTAATTGCTTCCACATACCTGTAGAAAAGGCTACATTTCAGGCCATATAATAATATAACCCATAAAGATAAAACCCCCATAAAAAAACATTGTGAAATATAATCCTACAATAGAGATGCTACACCTTTATATGGCTAAGTTACTTGAGTATTAGCCAATTCCTAATAAATCTTAAATCCTTAACTGTAATTCATAAACTAAAAACCCCATAAAAAACAAAGATAGAAATCTCATTCCATGCTTGAATATAGCAAGATGAAGTTCTAAATAACACAACCCAAGTTGTCACTAGCAATTTATTTGTGCATGTACATAGGCAATAGAGTACCACGATAGAGATGAATGTTCAAGTAATACATACTGATCAAAGCTGCCTTAAATAAACAAGTGGCTTAGGTTGTAAATTTCTTTTAATTAGTAAAGATGCACGAATCACTAACATTATGAAGCTATTATTTTAAGAGCAATGACATAATATACACAGAAAACAAACAAGCAAGGAGTGGATGTAATGACCTGCGAAGCATAAGGTTGGCAAAACCATAGTGATAAATGGTGGTAATGTGGCATCCAATAACAATGGTGTAAAGACCTGGCTGACTGATATCAATAGGTTGCAAGCACTTGAGACCAGTATGATAATCACCCAAAAGACAATGAACCCTCAGCAAACCAACCATACCAAAATACCCCAAAACCTTCAAGACATTGCTACCCCCATTGTAATCATAACCATCATTAGCAGTGAATTGCTCAAGCCCTAGCTTCTCTTGCTCTAGTATCTGAATAATAGTTGACTTCTCAACAAGAGCTTGCAAGAAGTTCAGAACACCAAAAACATTCCAAGCCTACGACAGCAAAAGACATAACATAATTAAGGTTCTTTTTGGATAAACAATTTAATCAAGTAATTATCATATAAGTGGCTATGTATAAGCTATTTCTActacaacaaaataaataaagcCAAACTGATTTCATATAAGCTTTAGCGTATGTTTAGTTTTGTGGTTAAGAAGAAAATTGATATCAAATGAATTGATTATGTTATATTGACTTGGGTAAAGTgattaatatttgattaaattcCTGAAAAAATGAGTTGAtcaataaatttcagtgtaaaaatcatgtTTAGACTTAAAAAACTACAAATcatagcttcaagtagaatcattAGTGAAAAGCATAATCAATTCTACTTGAGAGCAAACAAACACATCAAAATCTATACTACACATCCGGAATCAATTTTGAATGCTCCAAACTTGAAACCAAACATACACTTCAGCTGTTTTCAACAATCAACTTGGAGAGAAGCTAAAAAACAGCTATGTACACAACATACGTTATGAACTCTCACAAACTGTCTCACAAGTGGCTAtcttagggtctgtttggataaacagcttATTTGGAGCTTATAGCACACGTGCTTATCAAAATAAGCACTTTTTGCATAAGCTATTTTtctaacaaaagataaaataaatttaaattatttttatatgagctataaattattttcatcaaaaaagtTTATGAATAATGCTATAAGCTATTTTAATAAGCTCTTCCAAACCCGGTCGCAAAACTTATGGCATTCCAAACAGGTCCCTAGTATATAAActcaaataaatcaattcaaacaaACCCTTAGttcaataaaaatcataaaagaagacaaattaaaaaataaataaaataaaatcaacattACACAACGAAACGTTAGTTAGCTATAGACCTGATCGAACTGTCTCAAGAGAGCAATTTCCTGTTCATTCTTATTCTTCATCTTAGCCCGATACTGACAAAAACTCTGAAACTGATAAACAAACTCATCAACCATATCCCAAAGCCACTGATTCGGCAACTGCATATTCACAACCCCGTGAAGCACAACCTGGAACAGATTACAGTAATTATCCCACGAATCGATCCTCTGACGAACCGTAGGAGTCAAACGCGCATACAGGTGGCGAAACCACATCTCACGGTACAGAAGACAGAACACATGGTCGTTATCGACGTATTGAGCGACGGCGTCGACGGAGGGCCATGGAGTGTCCTTGAAAAGACGCTCCGATAGAGATTGGAAGGAGCTTTCGTACATCTGGTGGATCTCGTATACATTCTTCTCTCGGATGTGGCGGTAGAGATGGACGACGAAGGTTTTGACGGAATCGGGGACGAAGTTGGGGTCGTAACCTAAATCTAGAGATTGGAGTTCGTCGTTCGCCATTGTTGAGAGGTGGGTTGTGGTTTGGCCGCACCCAGATTACAACTAGGGTTTTATTTTAAGAGTTAGTACTCTGGTAGTATTGTTTACTCTATCTAGAGTATCTGATACTGCTATGccttttcttttctgttttttttttttttctattttaattttaatagtttaaatttcaattttaaattttttcttacTAAAATTATTTCAAAGAAATTATGACTAAACAAATCaataaattacaaataattaCATGACTAAATTAAatgtttcaaaataaaaaataaaaatattttttctatgtGACTTATAAGTTGGGATCTCGTGATTGTTCTCTCGAGAGAAATGGGTAATTCTCAATTAGAAGTAGAAGATCATGatctcatatttttaaaatatttttaaagttaCTAATtagaaagatcctccaaagattcACATCTTTGAAAAGTTGCTCACTAGACCCTTATTACAAACGAGGTATCTCTTGTAATCTTTTTGTACTCGTTGTCAATATGTTCTTGAAACTCTTATGCATGTCCTAAGAGATTCTGACGATGTTAAATCATTTTGGGAGGGTTGTATTAAAGAGGAAATATGGTATAAATTACTCTGCTTGGGTATTCATGTTTGactttgaaggtggagaaaaacacaagaaaggggaaattgaattgtgttctttatcaaattaaaattctCTTTCtctaaattc
Encoded proteins:
- the LOC131660042 gene encoding uncharacterized protein LOC131660042, whose protein sequence is MANDELQSLDLGYDPNFVPDSVKTFVVHLYRHIREKNVYEIHQMYESSFQSLSERLFKDTPWPSVDAVAQYVDNDHVFCLLYREMWFRHLYARLTPTVRQRIDSWDNYCNLFQVVLHGVVNMQLPNQWLWDMVDEFVYQFQSFCQYRAKMKNKNEQEIALLRQFDQAWNVFGVLNFLQALVEKSTIIQILEQEKLGLEQFTANDGYDYNGGSNVLKVLGYFGMVGLLRVHCLLGDYHTGLKCLQPIDISQPGLYTIVIGCHITTIYHYGFANLMLRRYVEAIREFNKILLYIFKTKVYHQKSPQYEQILKKNEQMYALLAISLSLCPQSRLVDETVNSQLREKYGEKMIRMQRYDDEAFAMYDELFSYACPKFITPSAPNFDEPLVNYNQDAYRLQLKLFLYEAKQQQLLSGLRTFLKVYSTISLAKLASYMEVDEPTLRTILMTYKHKTHAVDTAGKVISNADVDFYIDDDTVHVVESKPAKRYGDYFLRQVVKLEGVINEMDSIKLE